The following coding sequences are from one Achromobacter sp. B7 window:
- a CDS encoding ankyrin repeat domain-containing protein, with protein MPSRFRPAVSRLFGAVLIALAGLSAAPPPAAAYDIGAVIDAVRLSRYPLRDPERRVWGAENVKDAVLVGQMENRLYLYRYLRPDAKTFSLEFRSQPLVIDSSRWSASRQENVVVRSPRNGETLYWVGVSYNGDDDSQAQGFLVDASGVAASVLADARLAVVTADRPWTDERRAQALATLRPALTDYPVRMKAFPADLRFEYRAPVDVTATFRTLHQVARAIPRAKTAEFNRALADLRRFVMEQDPREIDPNNEDAEMLTALNDYGFWLAESGDTEQADRILSEVLRRDPARTAAYLNRADARWRQSTKARDRRDYFEALAREDYRLYCSRRLAANDAIPANIAARISAALKETAPLDAKSCRPRLAIFKAIQAEDLDAVRAELAAGQNPNGENEHGRSALAVAVSQKQLDIVRALLAAGARADGPNNGYVLLASALPDARDTRPAEQRYALADALIAAGAPLDVPDSSGMPLLMRRVSYSSEDKETLSYLLAKGANPNAHDKSGRSVLHAAMQSPKTLWFAEALLAKGADINAAYVRMYYGNRGMWETPLLEALRDAISGEFTPTVVYPIPERLRFALAHGADPAVGGYSANKTPDRNGMDEALALAARTMQPTLVDLLAQAAKPPYQALTPEPLSRLLGVWNQLEIRAAIKQNSPDWDGQRAKLRATADRLLAAGVPLTRPDDATGIANNNIAPLGLPWLPDDLYQQWLEKGANASDRSDPNTRIDGVADADALPLVIMLRAGNEAKARMLIDHDAGLYRTQWRCGMAVADVLAWQLGNSGPISPTGARAVRQVLEGAQGAASCDLNQTSRVQPFVGISARDLAARANVTLAVKAPQPR; from the coding sequence ATGCCGAGCCGCTTCCGTCCCGCTGTTTCCCGATTGTTTGGCGCCGTCCTGATCGCGCTGGCGGGCCTGTCGGCAGCGCCGCCACCGGCCGCCGCCTACGACATCGGTGCGGTCATCGACGCCGTGCGCCTGTCGCGCTATCCGCTGCGCGACCCGGAACGCCGCGTCTGGGGAGCAGAAAACGTAAAGGACGCGGTACTGGTCGGGCAGATGGAAAACCGGCTCTATCTGTATCGGTATTTGCGGCCGGACGCCAAGACATTCAGCCTGGAATTTCGGTCCCAGCCGCTGGTGATCGATTCTTCCAGATGGAGCGCATCTCGACAGGAAAACGTGGTGGTCCGGTCACCGCGCAACGGGGAAACCCTGTACTGGGTAGGCGTGTCCTATAACGGTGATGACGACTCGCAAGCCCAGGGCTTCCTGGTCGACGCAAGCGGCGTGGCCGCGTCGGTGCTGGCCGATGCCAGGCTGGCCGTGGTAACGGCCGACCGCCCCTGGACAGATGAACGCCGCGCGCAGGCCCTGGCCACGCTGCGGCCCGCCCTGACCGACTATCCCGTACGCATGAAGGCGTTTCCGGCCGACCTGCGGTTTGAATACCGCGCGCCGGTGGACGTGACCGCTACCTTCCGCACGCTGCATCAAGTGGCGCGCGCCATCCCGCGCGCCAAGACGGCGGAGTTCAACCGCGCGTTGGCCGACCTGCGCCGTTTTGTCATGGAACAGGACCCCCGCGAAATTGACCCCAACAATGAAGACGCCGAGATGCTGACGGCGCTGAACGACTACGGGTTCTGGCTGGCCGAATCCGGCGACACCGAACAGGCCGATCGCATTTTGTCCGAGGTCTTGCGGCGTGATCCGGCGCGCACGGCAGCCTATCTGAACCGTGCCGATGCGCGCTGGAGACAAAGCACCAAAGCGCGCGACCGGCGCGACTATTTCGAAGCGCTTGCGCGCGAGGACTACCGCCTGTATTGCTCGCGCCGGCTGGCGGCCAACGACGCCATTCCCGCCAACATCGCCGCCCGCATCAGCGCGGCGCTGAAGGAAACGGCGCCGCTTGACGCAAAGAGCTGCCGGCCCCGCCTGGCGATCTTCAAGGCGATCCAGGCCGAAGATCTGGACGCGGTGCGCGCCGAATTGGCGGCCGGCCAGAACCCGAACGGCGAGAACGAACACGGCCGGTCCGCGCTGGCGGTGGCCGTCTCGCAAAAGCAGCTGGACATTGTGCGGGCGCTGTTGGCGGCGGGGGCGCGTGCCGATGGGCCAAACAATGGCTATGTGCTGCTGGCGTCCGCGTTGCCCGACGCCCGCGACACCCGCCCGGCCGAGCAGCGCTATGCGCTGGCCGACGCGCTGATCGCGGCGGGCGCGCCGCTGGATGTGCCGGACTCCAGCGGCATGCCATTGCTGATGCGCCGCGTGTCGTATTCCAGCGAAGACAAGGAAACGCTTAGCTACCTGCTGGCCAAGGGCGCCAACCCGAACGCGCACGACAAAAGCGGCCGGTCGGTGCTGCACGCCGCGATGCAAAGCCCCAAGACCTTGTGGTTTGCGGAGGCGCTGCTGGCCAAGGGCGCCGACATCAACGCGGCCTATGTGCGCATGTACTACGGCAATCGCGGTATGTGGGAAACGCCCTTGCTGGAAGCGCTGCGCGACGCTATCAGCGGCGAGTTCACCCCGACGGTGGTGTATCCGATTCCTGAACGGTTGCGCTTTGCGCTGGCGCACGGGGCGGACCCGGCCGTGGGCGGCTACAGCGCGAACAAGACGCCGGATCGCAACGGCATGGACGAGGCGCTGGCGCTGGCCGCGCGCACGATGCAGCCGACGCTGGTCGACCTGCTGGCACAAGCGGCCAAGCCGCCGTATCAAGCACTGACGCCGGAGCCGCTGTCGCGCCTGTTGGGCGTGTGGAATCAACTGGAGATCCGCGCGGCCATCAAGCAGAACAGCCCCGACTGGGACGGCCAGCGCGCCAAGCTGCGCGCCACCGCCGACCGCTTGCTGGCCGCCGGCGTGCCGTTGACGCGCCCGGACGACGCCACGGGCATCGCCAACAACAACATCGCGCCGCTTGGGCTGCCCTGGCTGCCTGACGACCTGTATCAACAATGGCTGGAAAAGGGCGCCAACGCGTCGGACAGAAGCGACCCGAACACGCGCATCGATGGCGTTGCGGATGCCGATGCGCTGCCGCTGGTGATCATGCTGCGCGCGGGCAACGAGGCCAAGGCCAGGATGCTGATAGACCACGACGCCGGCCTGTATCGCACCCAGTGGCGCTGCGGCATGGCGGTAGCCGATGTGCTGGCGTGGCAGCTGGGCAATAGCGGCCCGATCAGCCCGACGGGCGCACGCGCGGTGCGGCAGGTCTTGGAAGGGGCGCAAGGCGCGGCCAGTTGCGACTTGAACCAGACGTCGCGCGTACAGCCGTTCGTGGGAATCAGCGCCCGCGACCTGGCCGCGCGCGCCAACGTGACGCTGGCGGTAAAGGCGCCCCAACCCCGGTAG